In Harmonia axyridis chromosome 6, icHarAxyr1.1, whole genome shotgun sequence, a single window of DNA contains:
- the LOC123681828 gene encoding uncharacterized protein CG5098 isoform X1 produces MSGEPPHHPHNRPWDFIGIPNWRQPQHAHMANKHSIMHQPNWHPPTTESMKVLSQLPHNFALHQMFENIPMANQPPGVDLSRGSLNGEVSTSPISLSVKDSKKFCGAPETSVCFNPKTKSSESAHSESVNDIKVTKRASPLDSVLERLKPSFVNSTDRSVELVKIPEVCDLPQKSDSTTISDKSQGATMPPTVSQDESSDSSTLNVPNSKEEEAISPYNTEDSLDSNKSRRKRKPSKTLRCAKNEERIFSESESSKPQEVIRKQPSNNIEICAVLSEKKTEPSQDTVNPVPIERRRSSSLDLNVVPAKTRRKTSSESETIDNIAAMVQEGLKEKEEKLKEKESKPAICNDITFVPVSVIKNKEEIDDNICQESTVSESTTKVSTPLITPAQKKETHFVEIENKLEEMFAGIEDTADPLKTDDLNLEDSKLEDPLLEDSVAVLTCQDNVSSTSNDLTMTKGNVKARKSKSKIVKKKDDNKKVLSKKVNKKNLKNKKVVQKITAKPETLKEVTYDSSSNASSAKSKGPFLHIRGPRSSPISVSIVNTPTKDEDDADKKIKTKKFHDDSEYRHKVRSKGLHCSTLSNKYDAQTKDATWICVFCKKGPHTNEKMITDNTSLPSGDLFGPYFISMDCEEYERRLEDPYDKNFKSKKIIKVLDSSRQPPAKKAKKRNSEIDSDMADPYLGIVDTTNNSFEVWVHEECLVWSPGVYLVGPKIIGLQEAVWTSCNVSCNRCNYKGANICCLYRGCMKVVHVWCARSLNWDFNEECFKTFCDEHRKWDKTG; encoded by the exons ATGTCGGGTGAACCGCCTCACCATCCTCATAATAGGCCTTGGGACTTCATTGGg attcctAATTGGAGGCAGCCTCAACATGCACACATGGCCAACAAACATTCCATAATGCATCAACCAAACTGGCATCCACCTACGACTGAGTCAATGAAGGTACTAAGCCAACTCCCACACAATTTTGCTCTCCATCAAATGTTCGAAAATATTCCAATGGCAAATCAACCCCCAGGAGTGGACCTATCCAGAGGCAGCTTGAATGGCGAAGTCTCAACTTCACCAATCAGTCTCAGTGTGAaagattcaaaaaaattctgTGGTGCTCCGGAGACAAGTGTGTGTTTCAACCCTAAAACAAAGAGTTCGGAAAGTGCGCACAGTGAATCTGTTAATGATATCAAGGTAACTAAACGGGCTAGTCCCTTGGATTCGGTGTTGGAAAGACTAAAGCCTAGTTTTGTGAATTCAACGGATAGAAGTGTCGAGCTGGTTAAGATTCCCGAAGTTTGTGATTTGCCCCAAAAATCGGACTCAACTACTATTTCAGATAAGTCGCAAGGGGCCACAATGCCCCCAACAGTTTCTCAGGATGAGAGCAGCGATTCCAGCACCCTAAACGTACCAAATTCTAAAGAAGAAGAGGCCATCTCCCCCTACAACACTGAAGACAGTTTGGACAGCAACAAATCAAGGAGAAAACGGAAACCCAGCAAAACGTTGAGGTGCGCAAAGAACGAAGAGAGGATTTTTAGCGAATCTGAAAGTTCTAAGCCGCAAGAAGTCATTAGAAAGCAGCCAAGCAATAATATCGAAATTTGCGCCGTACtatcggaaaaaaaaacagaaccaTCACAAGATACTGTTAATCCTGTGCCTATAGAAAGACGGAGATCTTCCAGTTTGGACTTGAACGTCGTTCCGGCTAAGACCAGAAGAAAAACTTCTTCCGAGTCCGAAACCATAGACAACATAGCAGCTATGGTTCAGGAGGGATTGAAGGAAAAAGAGGAAAAACTGAAGGAAAAGGAAAGCAAACCAGCAATCTGCAACGATATCACCTTCGTACCTGTGAGtgtcataaaaaataaagaagagATAGACGACAATATCTGTCAGGAAAGTACAGTATCAGAAAGTACAACCAAAGTTTCAACGCCTCTAATAACACCGGCACAAAAAAAGGAAACGCACTTTGTTGAGATTGAAAATAAACTGGAAGAGATGTTTGCTGGTATCGAAGACACTGCGGACCCTTTGAAAACGGACGATTTAAATTTGGAAGATTCCAAACTAGAAGATCCTCTTTTGGAAGATTCCGTTGCTGTACTAACTTGTCAAGACAATGTCTCATCAACGTCCAATGACTTGACAATGACAAAAGGAAACGTTAAAGCAAGAAAAAGTAAAAGTAAGATAGTTAAAAAGAAAGACGATAATAAAAAAGTATTATCCAAGAAGGTGAACaagaaaaacctcaaaaataaaaaggttgtacaaaaaattactgcGAAACCCGAAACTTTAAAAGAAGTCACATACGACTCTAGCAGTAATGCAAGTTCTGCGAAATCTAAAGGTCCGTTTTTACACATCAGAGGCCCGAGGAGTTCCCCGATATCAGTAAGTATCGTTAACACCCCAACGAAAGACGAGGATGACGcagataaaaaaattaaaacgaaGAAATTCCACGATGACAGCGAATACAGACATAAAGTCAGGTCGAAGGGTTTGCATTGCAGCACTTTGAGCAACAAATATGACGCTCAAACCAAAGACGCGACGTGGATCTGCGTCTTCTGCAAAAAAGGACCTCACACCAACGAAAAAATGATTACCGATAACACTTCCTTGCCCAGTGGGGACCTCTTTGGGCCCTACTTCATTTCCATGGATTGCGAAGAATACGAGAGGAGGCTAGAAGACCCTTACGACAAGAATTTCAAgagtaaaaaaataataaaagtgttGGATTCTTCGAGGCAACCACCAGCTAAAAAGGCTAAGAAGAGAAACTCTGAGATCGATTCAGACATGGCTGATCCGTACTTGGGCATCGTGGACACTACGAACAACTCCTTCGAGGTGTGGGTGCACGAGGAATGCCTGGTTTGGAGCCCCGGAGTGTACCTAGTAGGTCCGAAGATCATTGGACTTCAAGAAGCCGTGTGGACTTCATGTAATGTATCGTGCAACAGGTGCAATTACAAGGGGGCGAATATTTGTTGTTTGTACAGGGGGTGTATGA
- the LOC123681828 gene encoding uncharacterized protein CG5098 isoform X2 has product MANKHSIMHQPNWHPPTTESMKVLSQLPHNFALHQMFENIPMANQPPGVDLSRGSLNGEVSTSPISLSVKDSKKFCGAPETSVCFNPKTKSSESAHSESVNDIKVTKRASPLDSVLERLKPSFVNSTDRSVELVKIPEVCDLPQKSDSTTISDKSQGATMPPTVSQDESSDSSTLNVPNSKEEEAISPYNTEDSLDSNKSRRKRKPSKTLRCAKNEERIFSESESSKPQEVIRKQPSNNIEICAVLSEKKTEPSQDTVNPVPIERRRSSSLDLNVVPAKTRRKTSSESETIDNIAAMVQEGLKEKEEKLKEKESKPAICNDITFVPVSVIKNKEEIDDNICQESTVSESTTKVSTPLITPAQKKETHFVEIENKLEEMFAGIEDTADPLKTDDLNLEDSKLEDPLLEDSVAVLTCQDNVSSTSNDLTMTKGNVKARKSKSKIVKKKDDNKKVLSKKVNKKNLKNKKVVQKITAKPETLKEVTYDSSSNASSAKSKGPFLHIRGPRSSPISVSIVNTPTKDEDDADKKIKTKKFHDDSEYRHKVRSKGLHCSTLSNKYDAQTKDATWICVFCKKGPHTNEKMITDNTSLPSGDLFGPYFISMDCEEYERRLEDPYDKNFKSKKIIKVLDSSRQPPAKKAKKRNSEIDSDMADPYLGIVDTTNNSFEVWVHEECLVWSPGVYLVGPKIIGLQEAVWTSCNVSCNRCNYKGANICCLYRGCMKVVHVWCARSLNWDFNEECFKTFCDEHRKWDKTG; this is encoded by the coding sequence ATGGCCAACAAACATTCCATAATGCATCAACCAAACTGGCATCCACCTACGACTGAGTCAATGAAGGTACTAAGCCAACTCCCACACAATTTTGCTCTCCATCAAATGTTCGAAAATATTCCAATGGCAAATCAACCCCCAGGAGTGGACCTATCCAGAGGCAGCTTGAATGGCGAAGTCTCAACTTCACCAATCAGTCTCAGTGTGAaagattcaaaaaaattctgTGGTGCTCCGGAGACAAGTGTGTGTTTCAACCCTAAAACAAAGAGTTCGGAAAGTGCGCACAGTGAATCTGTTAATGATATCAAGGTAACTAAACGGGCTAGTCCCTTGGATTCGGTGTTGGAAAGACTAAAGCCTAGTTTTGTGAATTCAACGGATAGAAGTGTCGAGCTGGTTAAGATTCCCGAAGTTTGTGATTTGCCCCAAAAATCGGACTCAACTACTATTTCAGATAAGTCGCAAGGGGCCACAATGCCCCCAACAGTTTCTCAGGATGAGAGCAGCGATTCCAGCACCCTAAACGTACCAAATTCTAAAGAAGAAGAGGCCATCTCCCCCTACAACACTGAAGACAGTTTGGACAGCAACAAATCAAGGAGAAAACGGAAACCCAGCAAAACGTTGAGGTGCGCAAAGAACGAAGAGAGGATTTTTAGCGAATCTGAAAGTTCTAAGCCGCAAGAAGTCATTAGAAAGCAGCCAAGCAATAATATCGAAATTTGCGCCGTACtatcggaaaaaaaaacagaaccaTCACAAGATACTGTTAATCCTGTGCCTATAGAAAGACGGAGATCTTCCAGTTTGGACTTGAACGTCGTTCCGGCTAAGACCAGAAGAAAAACTTCTTCCGAGTCCGAAACCATAGACAACATAGCAGCTATGGTTCAGGAGGGATTGAAGGAAAAAGAGGAAAAACTGAAGGAAAAGGAAAGCAAACCAGCAATCTGCAACGATATCACCTTCGTACCTGTGAGtgtcataaaaaataaagaagagATAGACGACAATATCTGTCAGGAAAGTACAGTATCAGAAAGTACAACCAAAGTTTCAACGCCTCTAATAACACCGGCACAAAAAAAGGAAACGCACTTTGTTGAGATTGAAAATAAACTGGAAGAGATGTTTGCTGGTATCGAAGACACTGCGGACCCTTTGAAAACGGACGATTTAAATTTGGAAGATTCCAAACTAGAAGATCCTCTTTTGGAAGATTCCGTTGCTGTACTAACTTGTCAAGACAATGTCTCATCAACGTCCAATGACTTGACAATGACAAAAGGAAACGTTAAAGCAAGAAAAAGTAAAAGTAAGATAGTTAAAAAGAAAGACGATAATAAAAAAGTATTATCCAAGAAGGTGAACaagaaaaacctcaaaaataaaaaggttgtacaaaaaattactgcGAAACCCGAAACTTTAAAAGAAGTCACATACGACTCTAGCAGTAATGCAAGTTCTGCGAAATCTAAAGGTCCGTTTTTACACATCAGAGGCCCGAGGAGTTCCCCGATATCAGTAAGTATCGTTAACACCCCAACGAAAGACGAGGATGACGcagataaaaaaattaaaacgaaGAAATTCCACGATGACAGCGAATACAGACATAAAGTCAGGTCGAAGGGTTTGCATTGCAGCACTTTGAGCAACAAATATGACGCTCAAACCAAAGACGCGACGTGGATCTGCGTCTTCTGCAAAAAAGGACCTCACACCAACGAAAAAATGATTACCGATAACACTTCCTTGCCCAGTGGGGACCTCTTTGGGCCCTACTTCATTTCCATGGATTGCGAAGAATACGAGAGGAGGCTAGAAGACCCTTACGACAAGAATTTCAAgagtaaaaaaataataaaagtgttGGATTCTTCGAGGCAACCACCAGCTAAAAAGGCTAAGAAGAGAAACTCTGAGATCGATTCAGACATGGCTGATCCGTACTTGGGCATCGTGGACACTACGAACAACTCCTTCGAGGTGTGGGTGCACGAGGAATGCCTGGTTTGGAGCCCCGGAGTGTACCTAGTAGGTCCGAAGATCATTGGACTTCAAGAAGCCGTGTGGACTTCATGTAATGTATCGTGCAACAGGTGCAATTACAAGGGGGCGAATATTTGTTGTTTGTACAGGGGGTGTATGA